In a genomic window of Punica granatum isolate Tunisia-2019 chromosome 6, ASM765513v2, whole genome shotgun sequence:
- the LOC116211381 gene encoding guanylate-binding protein 4 isoform X2 — protein sequence MRDTKTKGIWIWGTPVELNINGVRTSVFYLDTEGFESVGKSNVYDDRIFALATVLSSVLIYNLPETIREADISRLSFAVELAEEFYGRVKGQDVAFEPAKLLWLIQRDFLQGKSVQEMVNEALRRVPNTNGDKNLDQVNQIRESLAMMGENSTAFSLPQPHLQRTKLCDMRDDELDPAYVMKRDQLKELVGSIILPKIVQGKTLNGKEFVSFLEQILEALNKGEIPSTGSLVEVFNKGILERCLKLYSELISRVKLPLPENSLQENHERSRESAMKAFDEQHFGRHHAKRSAMQLEEEIDKVYKNVILANEYRSSKLCESLYTRCEDKMDQLQVLRLPSMAKFNAGFLQCNQSFEQECVGPSKLNYEQRMMKMMGKSKSLFIKEYNQRLFNWLVAFSLVMVVIGRFVIKFILIEIGAWIMFIFLETYTRMFWSAETLYYNPIWHFIVATWETLVYNPILDLDRWVIPIVMMGALVLLYWRCYGRRKPSSRSLLPLFNNHKSGSARPRSD from the exons ATGCGTGACACAAAAACAAAGg GAATATGGATTTGGGGAACCCCTGTAGAGTTAAACATCAATGGAGTAAGAACTTCAGTTTTTTATCTTGACACAGAAGGATTCGAAAGCGTTGGCAAGTCTAACGTATATGATGACAG GATTTTTGCTCTGGCAACTGTTCTGAGCTCTGTCCTTATTTATAACCTGCCTGAGACG atacgTGAAGCTGACATATCTCGGCTCTCATTTGCTGTTGAACTTGCTGAAGAATTTTATGGAAG AGTCAAG GGGCAAGATGTTGCCTTTGAACCTGCCAAGCTTCTATGGCTCATTCAGCGTGATTTCCTAC AGGGCAAATCTGTACAAGAGATGGTGAATGAAGCTCTTAGACGTGTCCCGAACACCAATG GAGACAAGAATCTTGATCAA GTTAATCAGATCCGGGAATCCTTGGCTATGATGGGTGAGAATAGCACAGCTTTTAGTTTGCCACAA CCACATCTTCAGCGGACAAAGCTTTGTGACATGAGGGATGATGAGCTCGATCCCGCATATGTTATGAAGCGGGACCAACTGAAAGAGCTCGTTGGCAGCATTATTCTGCCAAAGATTGTGCAGGGTAAAACACTGAATGGGAAGGAGTTTGTTAGTTTTCTTGAGCAG ATACTAGAAGCCTTGAATAAGGGAGAAATTCCATCGACAGGCTCCCTTGTTGAGGTTTTCAATAAGGGCATCCTTGAACGATGCCTTAAGCTGTACAGTGAATTGATATCAAGAGTGAAATTACCGCTTCCTGAGAATTCTTTACAAGAAAACCACGAGAGATCCAGAGAGTCAGCCATGAAAGCATTTGATGAGCAACACTTTGGGCGGCACCATGCTAAGAGATCAGCTATGCAGCTGGAAGAAGAAATAGACAAG GTCTACAAAAATGTTATTCTTGCAAATGAGTACCGGTCGTCCAAGCTTTGCGAGTCACTGTACACCAGATGTGAGGACAAAATGGATCAGCTTCAAGTTCTTAGACTTCCTTCCATGGCAAAATTCAACGCCGGATTTCTTCAATGCAACCAAAGCTTTGAGCAGGAGTGTGTTGGACCCTCCAAACTAAATTATGAACAGCGCATGATGAAG ATGATGGGGAAGTCAAAATCTCTTTTCATTAAGGAGTACAATCAAAGGCTATTCAACTGGCTGGTGGCTTTCTCGCTTGTGATGGTGGTGATTGGCCGGTTCGTCATAAAGTTCATTTTGATCGAGATAGGAGCATGGATAATGTTCATATTCTTAGAGACATACACAAGAATGTTTTGGTCTGCGGAAACACTTTACTACAACCCAATTTGGCATTTTATCGTGGCTACCTGGGAGACTCTTGTTTACAACCCAATCCTTGATTTAGACAG ATGGGTGATTCCGATCGTGATGATGGGGGCATTAGTTCTTCTTTATTGGCGGTGTTATGGGAGAAGGAAGCCGAGTTCTCGATCTCTGTTGCCTCTTTTCAACAACCACAAGAGTGGCTCTGCGAGACCAAGGTCAGATTAG